A single Agromyces sp. CF514 DNA region contains:
- a CDS encoding DUF202 domain-containing protein, with translation MTAETHASLPRDPGLQPERTALAWSRTGLAIAVNAVLALRDGLSSNQPALSTAGVVLFVLAAVAVAHGTVRRRQLGARREIVPPSPLVMLGVAATVLLAAVAGIISISIEATR, from the coding sequence ATGACCGCCGAGACGCACGCATCGCTCCCCCGCGACCCGGGACTGCAGCCCGAGCGCACCGCGCTGGCCTGGAGCCGCACCGGCCTGGCCATCGCCGTGAACGCCGTGCTCGCGCTCCGCGACGGCCTGAGCTCGAACCAACCGGCCCTCTCCACCGCCGGCGTCGTGCTGTTCGTGCTCGCGGCGGTCGCGGTCGCCCACGGCACCGTGCGTCGACGGCAGCTCGGCGCCCGGCGCGAGATCGTTCCGCCCTCCCCCCTGGTGATGCTCGGCGTCGCCGCCACGGTGCTGCTCGCGGCCGTCGCCGGCATCATCTCCATCTCGATCGAGGCGACACGATGA
- a CDS encoding YidH family protein, with amino-acid sequence MRKARWQSEGHDPDYRFTLANERTFLAWIRTALALLAGGVLLFEFAQQIGPRIVVLILAVGLAIVAAMLGGLSYVRWRANEIAMRTGRPLPQSIAIPLLSAIALLAAAVIAVLILISR; translated from the coding sequence ATGCGCAAGGCGAGGTGGCAGAGCGAGGGCCACGACCCCGACTACCGCTTCACGCTGGCCAACGAGCGCACCTTCCTCGCCTGGATCCGCACCGCGCTCGCGCTGCTCGCCGGCGGGGTGCTCCTGTTCGAGTTCGCCCAGCAGATCGGCCCGCGCATCGTGGTGCTGATCCTCGCCGTCGGCCTGGCGATCGTCGCCGCGATGCTCGGCGGCCTCTCGTACGTGCGCTGGCGCGCGAACGAGATCGCGATGCGCACCGGCCGACCGCTCCCCCAGAGCATCGCGATCCCGCTCCTCTCGGCCATCGCGCTCCTGGCCGCGGCCGTGATCGCCGTCCTGATCCTGATCTCCCGATGA
- the gndA gene encoding NADP-dependent phosphogluconate dehydrogenase → MPEAVANIGVVGLAVMGSNLARNLASREGNTVAVFNRSYERTATLLEEHPEAGFVGSETYDEFVASLAKPRTAIIMVQAGKGTDAVISELASRFEPGDIIVDGGNALFTDTIRREKAVRETGINFVGAGISGGEEGALNGPSIMPGGSDESWVTLGPILKSIAAIAEGEPCVTHIGHDGAGHFVKMIHNGIEYADMQLIAEAYDLIRRGTGKTPAEIAEVFAEWNRGELESYLIEITAEVLKQVDAETGKPLVDVILDEAGSKGTGVWTVQTALSLGTPVSNIAEAVFARGLSSHPEQRAAAKGLTGPDEADRIPADQVDAFIEDVRLALYASKIVAYSQGFDAIRAGAVEYDWNIDLGAVSKIWRGGCIIRAQFLNRIADAYAETPDLELLLSAPYFAEAFTRAQAAWRRVVVRSVETGIPAPAFGSSLAYYDGLRADRLPAALVQGQRDFFGAHTYKRIDKEGVFHTLWSGDRTEIATTPSTH, encoded by the coding sequence GTGCCTGAAGCCGTAGCCAACATCGGAGTCGTGGGACTCGCCGTCATGGGTTCGAACCTCGCCCGCAACCTCGCGAGCCGCGAGGGCAACACGGTCGCCGTGTTCAACCGCTCCTACGAGCGCACCGCGACACTGCTCGAAGAGCACCCCGAGGCCGGATTCGTCGGTTCCGAGACCTACGACGAGTTCGTCGCCTCGCTCGCCAAGCCCCGCACCGCGATCATCATGGTGCAGGCCGGCAAGGGCACCGACGCCGTCATCTCCGAACTCGCGAGCCGATTCGAGCCCGGCGACATCATCGTCGACGGCGGCAACGCGCTCTTCACCGACACCATCCGCCGCGAGAAGGCGGTGCGCGAGACCGGCATCAACTTCGTCGGCGCCGGCATCTCCGGCGGCGAAGAGGGCGCGCTCAACGGCCCCTCGATCATGCCCGGCGGCTCCGACGAGTCGTGGGTCACGCTCGGCCCGATCCTGAAGTCCATCGCCGCGATCGCCGAGGGCGAGCCCTGCGTCACGCACATCGGCCACGACGGCGCCGGCCACTTCGTGAAGATGATCCACAACGGCATCGAGTACGCCGACATGCAGCTCATCGCCGAGGCCTACGACCTCATCCGCCGCGGCACGGGCAAGACCCCCGCCGAGATCGCCGAGGTCTTCGCCGAGTGGAACCGCGGCGAGCTCGAGTCCTACCTCATCGAGATCACCGCCGAGGTGCTCAAGCAGGTCGACGCCGAGACCGGCAAGCCGCTGGTCGACGTCATCCTCGACGAGGCCGGCTCGAAGGGCACCGGCGTCTGGACCGTGCAGACCGCGCTCAGCCTCGGCACGCCCGTCTCGAACATCGCCGAGGCCGTCTTCGCCCGCGGCCTGTCGTCGCACCCCGAGCAGCGCGCCGCCGCCAAGGGCCTCACCGGCCCCGACGAGGCCGACCGCATCCCGGCCGACCAGGTCGACGCGTTCATCGAAGACGTGCGCCTCGCGCTCTACGCCTCGAAGATCGTCGCCTACTCGCAGGGCTTCGACGCGATCCGCGCCGGCGCCGTCGAGTACGACTGGAACATCGACCTCGGCGCCGTGTCGAAGATCTGGCGCGGCGGCTGCATCATCCGCGCACAGTTCCTGAACCGCATCGCCGACGCCTACGCCGAGACGCCCGACCTCGAGCTGCTGCTCTCGGCGCCGTACTTCGCCGAGGCGTTCACGCGTGCGCAGGCCGCCTGGCGCCGCGTCGTCGTGCGCTCGGTCGAGACCGGCATCCCGGCACCGGCATTCGGCTCGTCGCTCGCGTACTACGACGGCCTGCGCGCCGACCGCCTGCCGGCCGCCCTCGTGCAGGGCCAGCGCGACTTCTTCGGTGCGCACACCTACAAGCGCATCGACAAGGAGGGCGTGTTCCACACGCTCTGGTCTGGCGACCGCACCGAGATCGCCACGACGCCGTCGACCCACTGA
- a CDS encoding NAD(P)-dependent oxidoreductase, which translates to MSNAEHHSPARPATGSPRTDLAIGIVGLGSMGGRMAERLIGAGGPVVITARRPQPDLVSLGAEWAGTPRELGLRSGAVLAMLPDLPQLEQVLDGPEGLLAGLLEREGDSLLMIGSTSSAPEVRALAERLAAASDGRIHVVDCPVSGGEDGATAGTLSIMLGGDGADAARAADLLAPCGTPVRLGPLGAGEVAKACNQLIVSATILALGEAAVLAERSGLDLEALFSLLAGGYAGSNLLASRMEKLVSGDDSPSGVAEYMVKDLRFAAEAAAATGTDPVLLPTLRAAFDELVERGLGGRDIAVTRRFVAERSS; encoded by the coding sequence ATGTCCAACGCCGAACATCACTCCCCCGCCCGACCCGCGACCGGGTCGCCCCGCACCGACCTCGCCATCGGCATCGTCGGGCTCGGCTCCATGGGCGGCCGCATGGCAGAGCGCCTCATCGGCGCGGGCGGGCCGGTCGTCATCACCGCGCGCCGACCGCAGCCCGACCTCGTCTCGCTGGGCGCCGAGTGGGCCGGGACCCCGCGCGAGCTCGGCCTCCGCTCCGGCGCCGTGCTCGCGATGCTGCCCGACCTGCCCCAGCTCGAGCAGGTGCTCGACGGGCCAGAGGGACTCCTCGCCGGCCTGCTCGAACGCGAGGGCGACTCGCTCCTCATGATCGGGTCGACCTCGTCGGCGCCCGAGGTGCGCGCGCTCGCCGAACGGCTCGCCGCGGCATCCGACGGCCGGATCCACGTCGTGGACTGCCCGGTGTCCGGCGGTGAAGACGGCGCGACGGCCGGAACGCTGTCGATCATGCTGGGCGGCGACGGGGCCGACGCGGCCCGCGCCGCCGACCTGCTCGCCCCGTGCGGCACCCCCGTGCGCCTCGGCCCGCTCGGCGCGGGCGAGGTCGCCAAGGCGTGCAACCAGCTCATCGTGTCGGCCACGATCCTCGCCCTGGGCGAGGCCGCGGTGCTCGCCGAGCGTTCGGGTCTCGACCTCGAAGCGCTCTTCAGCCTGCTCGCGGGCGGCTACGCCGGATCGAACCTGCTCGCGAGCCGCATGGAGAAGCTCGTCTCCGGAGACGACTCCCCGTCGGGCGTCGCCGAGTACATGGTCAAGGACCTGCGCTTCGCCGCAGAGGCGGCGGCCGCCACCGGCACCGACCCAGTGCTGCTGCCGACCCTGCGTGCGGCCTTCGACGAGCTCGTCGAACGCGGTCTCGGCGGGCGCGACATCGCGGTCACCCGCCGGTTCGTCGCCGAGCGGTCGTCGTGA
- a CDS encoding D-2-hydroxyacid dehydrogenase has product MPDSNNRLRAVVAVPLSEELCRLVEELEPRLEVVRDHALVRPMRGPADWSGDPAHKRTPEQQSAFDAMVDSADVLFGIPDVEPAALARTARANPRLRWVMTTAAGGGSQVKAAGLERELLDRIAFTTSAGVHGGPLAEFAVFGVLAGAKHLPRLIADQRSKTWPERWEMRQLDEMTVLVVGLGGIGSECARRFSALGARVWGTTRSGEPVDGVDRLVPIDELEGAVGQVDAIVTTLPGTEATHHLVGERILAAVRPGVIVANVGRGTVIDEAALITALDDGRVGFAALDVFESEPLSVESPLWSHPSVLVSPHTAALSRKEEERIARRFADDASRFLDGLPMRSVVDTVEFY; this is encoded by the coding sequence ATGCCCGACTCGAACAACCGCCTGCGCGCCGTGGTGGCGGTGCCGCTCTCAGAGGAGCTGTGCCGGCTCGTCGAGGAGCTCGAGCCGCGCCTCGAGGTCGTGCGCGACCACGCGCTCGTGCGTCCGATGCGCGGCCCGGCCGATTGGTCGGGCGACCCGGCTCACAAGCGCACGCCGGAGCAGCAGTCCGCGTTCGACGCCATGGTCGACTCCGCCGACGTGCTGTTCGGCATCCCCGACGTCGAGCCGGCGGCCCTCGCCCGCACGGCGCGGGCGAACCCGCGCCTTCGGTGGGTCATGACGACCGCGGCCGGGGGCGGCAGCCAGGTCAAGGCGGCCGGTCTCGAGCGAGAGCTGCTCGATCGCATCGCCTTCACCACCAGTGCGGGGGTGCACGGCGGGCCGCTCGCCGAGTTCGCCGTGTTCGGCGTGCTCGCGGGCGCGAAGCACCTGCCGAGGCTCATCGCCGACCAGCGGTCGAAGACCTGGCCCGAGCGCTGGGAGATGCGCCAGCTCGACGAGATGACCGTGCTCGTGGTCGGCCTCGGCGGCATCGGCTCCGAGTGCGCGCGCCGGTTCAGCGCGCTCGGCGCCCGCGTCTGGGGCACGACCCGCAGCGGCGAGCCCGTCGACGGCGTCGACCGGCTCGTGCCGATCGACGAGCTCGAGGGTGCGGTCGGCCAGGTCGATGCGATCGTCACGACGCTGCCGGGCACCGAGGCCACCCATCACCTCGTGGGCGAACGGATCCTGGCCGCCGTGCGGCCGGGCGTCATCGTCGCCAACGTCGGGCGCGGTACGGTGATCGACGAGGCGGCGCTCATCACGGCGCTCGACGACGGGCGGGTCGGCTTCGCCGCGCTCGACGTCTTCGAGTCCGAGCCGCTGTCGGTGGAGTCGCCGTTGTGGTCGCACCCCTCCGTGCTCGTGAGTCCGCACACCGCGGCGCTCTCGCGCAAGGAGGAGGAGCGCATCGCCCGACGGTTCGCCGACGACGCCTCCCGGTTCCTCGACGGGCTGCCGATGCGCAGCGTGGTGGACACGGTCGAGTTCTACTGA
- a CDS encoding IclR family transcriptional regulator — protein MSDESDAKADRQGRDPAPAVTRSMAILGLLAEASGPLTLTEIAGGLGLAKSSTMNLCLALESAMMVQRVPLGYQLGRRTIELGGAYAAQFSQVREFYTVCETSPVLVHEVVQVAMLDDTEALYLARHEGSRSVRFGTPLGSRLPAALSATGNALLMSMSDADVATLLEGTAPFPRLTDRSIRDIPDLLVKLAAARDRGWALDDGESFPGIVGVAVPLEGWAPSDPSLALGVALPVAEATPGRVASVAAALVDAAARLTNPLAGARAR, from the coding sequence ATGTCCGACGAGTCCGACGCGAAGGCCGACCGCCAGGGACGCGACCCGGCGCCCGCCGTCACGCGCAGCATGGCGATCCTCGGGCTGCTGGCCGAGGCATCCGGACCCCTCACCCTCACCGAGATCGCGGGCGGGCTGGGGCTCGCGAAGTCGTCGACCATGAACCTCTGCCTCGCGCTCGAGTCGGCCATGATGGTGCAGCGCGTGCCGCTCGGCTACCAGTTGGGCCGCCGCACGATCGAGCTGGGCGGGGCGTACGCGGCGCAGTTCAGCCAGGTGCGCGAGTTCTACACGGTCTGCGAGACGTCGCCCGTGCTGGTGCACGAGGTCGTGCAGGTCGCGATGCTCGACGACACCGAGGCCCTCTACCTCGCACGCCACGAGGGCTCGCGCAGCGTCAGGTTCGGCACGCCGCTCGGGTCGCGCCTGCCCGCGGCCCTCAGCGCGACGGGCAACGCCCTGCTCATGTCGATGAGCGATGCGGATGTCGCGACGCTCCTCGAGGGCACCGCGCCGTTCCCGCGGCTCACCGACCGCAGCATCCGCGACATCCCCGACCTGCTGGTGAAGCTCGCCGCCGCGCGCGACCGAGGCTGGGCACTCGACGACGGGGAGTCCTTCCCCGGCATCGTCGGGGTCGCCGTGCCGCTCGAGGGCTGGGCGCCGAGCGACCCGAGCCTCGCGCTCGGCGTCGCGCTGCCGGTCGCCGAGGCGACGCCCGGCCGGGTGGCCTCCGTCGCCGCGGCGCTCGTCGACGCCGCCGCTCGCCTGACGAACCCGTTGGCCGGCGCTCGAGCCCGCTGA
- a CDS encoding MFS transporter: MTGTAPAPTAVNDDPEYAANLKRATYASSIGSALEYFDFALYGLSTALIFNVLFFPQDDPAMATVAAFATYGVGFLARPFGGLFFGRLGDRLGRKWVLVVTIMLMGGASTAIGLLPTYEAIGIWAPILLVTMRLLQGFGAGAEQAGSTVLMAEYAPVRRRGFFSSLPFIGIQAGTLLAALVFSLITLLPEEALLSWGWRVPFLASFLLILVALFIRMRLKETPTFVELEKHEQIAEKPVKEIFTKGLPGVIVGIGLRMAENGGSYMFQALALAFFVSVVGPDADKSLLTWGVTLGSLLGIFTVPLTGAISDRVGRRNVYRFGAVFMLLYAVPAWWLISLGSYPVAIAAVAVGIGIAVNTMLGPQCAMLPELFGNRHRYLGVAMARELSAVLAGGVAGVLGAYLIAVSGGNWLLLAIYMIVLALITTAATFLVPETLRRDLTRTDDAIKVSSTESGDDVDATTLSIRTIQW; encoded by the coding sequence ATGACCGGTACCGCCCCCGCACCCACCGCGGTGAACGACGATCCCGAGTACGCCGCGAACCTCAAGCGCGCGACCTACGCGTCGAGCATCGGCAGTGCGCTGGAGTACTTCGACTTCGCGCTGTACGGCCTCTCGACGGCGCTGATCTTCAACGTGCTGTTCTTCCCGCAGGACGACCCGGCCATGGCCACGGTCGCCGCGTTCGCCACCTACGGCGTCGGCTTCCTCGCCCGCCCGTTCGGCGGCCTCTTCTTCGGACGCCTCGGCGACCGACTCGGCCGCAAGTGGGTGCTCGTCGTCACGATCATGCTCATGGGCGGCGCCTCGACCGCGATCGGCCTGCTGCCGACCTACGAGGCCATCGGCATCTGGGCGCCGATCCTGCTCGTCACGATGCGCCTGCTCCAGGGCTTCGGAGCGGGCGCCGAACAGGCCGGCTCGACCGTGCTCATGGCCGAGTACGCGCCCGTGCGCCGCCGCGGCTTCTTCTCGTCGCTGCCGTTCATCGGCATCCAAGCGGGCACGCTGCTCGCCGCGCTCGTGTTCAGCCTCATCACGCTGCTGCCCGAGGAGGCGCTGCTCAGCTGGGGTTGGCGCGTGCCGTTCCTCGCGTCGTTCCTGCTGATCCTCGTGGCGCTCTTCATCCGCATGCGCCTGAAGGAGACGCCGACGTTCGTCGAGCTCGAGAAGCACGAGCAGATCGCCGAGAAGCCCGTCAAGGAGATCTTCACGAAGGGCCTGCCCGGCGTCATCGTCGGCATCGGCCTGCGCATGGCCGAGAACGGCGGCTCCTACATGTTCCAGGCCCTCGCGCTCGCCTTCTTCGTGTCGGTCGTCGGCCCCGACGCCGACAAGAGCCTGCTCACCTGGGGCGTCACGCTCGGTTCGCTGCTCGGCATCTTCACGGTGCCGCTCACCGGTGCGATCTCCGACCGCGTCGGCCGCCGCAACGTCTACCGCTTCGGCGCCGTGTTCATGCTCCTCTACGCCGTGCCCGCCTGGTGGCTCATCTCGCTCGGCAGCTACCCCGTCGCGATCGCCGCGGTCGCGGTCGGCATCGGCATCGCCGTGAACACCATGCTCGGCCCGCAGTGCGCGATGCTGCCCGAGCTCTTCGGCAACCGCCACCGCTACCTCGGCGTCGCGATGGCCCGCGAGCTCTCGGCCGTGCTGGCCGGCGGCGTCGCCGGCGTGCTCGGCGCGTACCTCATCGCCGTGAGCGGCGGCAACTGGCTGCTGCTCGCGATCTACATGATCGTGCTCGCCCTCATCACGACCGCCGCCACGTTCCTCGTGCCCGAGACGCTGCGCCGCGACCTCACCCGCACCGACGACGCGATCAAGGTCTCGAGCACCGAGTCCGGCGACGACGTCGACGCGACCACGCTCTCGATCCGGACCATCCAGTGGTGA
- a CDS encoding SDR family oxidoreductase, with amino-acid sequence MTGSAAFDLTGRTALVTGSGQGIGRALAAGLAAAGATVVVHGRDAGKAARAADEIASATGARTLSAVFDVTDAAAVDAGIAAVEAELGTPDIVVNNAGIQRRAPIAEFTDADWHDLVETNLTSAFRLSRRVARGMIERGSGKLIQIGSVQSLLARPSIAPYAATKGAIVMLTKGLCADLAPHGVQANAIAPGYFETELTKALVADEEFSAWVRGRTPAGRWGRVDDLVGALVFLASSASDFVNGQTIHVDGGMTAVV; translated from the coding sequence GTGACGGGCTCCGCCGCCTTCGACCTCACCGGGCGCACCGCGCTCGTCACGGGGTCGGGCCAGGGCATCGGGAGGGCGCTCGCCGCGGGCCTGGCAGCCGCGGGTGCGACGGTCGTCGTGCACGGGCGCGACGCCGGGAAGGCGGCGCGCGCCGCCGACGAGATCGCCTCCGCGACCGGTGCGCGCACCCTCAGCGCGGTCTTCGACGTGACGGATGCCGCGGCGGTCGACGCCGGCATCGCCGCCGTCGAGGCCGAGCTCGGCACGCCCGACATCGTGGTCAACAACGCCGGGATCCAGCGCCGCGCGCCGATCGCCGAGTTCACCGACGCGGACTGGCACGACCTCGTCGAGACGAACCTCACGAGCGCGTTCCGCCTCTCGCGCCGCGTGGCCCGCGGCATGATCGAACGCGGCTCGGGCAAGCTCATCCAGATCGGCAGCGTGCAGTCGCTGCTCGCACGGCCCTCGATCGCCCCGTACGCGGCGACGAAGGGCGCGATCGTGATGCTCACCAAGGGCCTCTGCGCCGACCTCGCGCCGCACGGCGTGCAGGCCAACGCCATCGCCCCCGGGTACTTCGAGACCGAGCTCACGAAGGCGCTCGTCGCCGACGAGGAGTTCTCCGCCTGGGTGCGCGGACGCACCCCCGCCGGGCGTTGGGGGCGGGTCGACGACCTCGTCGGCGCCCTCGTCTTCCTCGCGAGCAGCGCGAGCGACTTCGTGAACGGCCAGACGATCCACGTCGACGGCGGCATGACGGCGGTGGTCTGA
- a CDS encoding fumarylacetoacetate hydrolase family protein, which yields MRIARLATPAGPVHVRESVDGWVPIEDPYTAFAEGRSPVDAGTPILGELLPPSAPLVVVGIAQNGPEHASPVQAWLKSPRSVVASGVPVTLRRDAGVTVAEGEIAIVIGRDTTGLTFENAHEYVLGVTAVNDLSSPDRAAVDPRNFEPKAGEGYTPLGPVIDTGADLDDVSLEFFVDGVLAGATSSRALPSSPRACLAYLAEWTTLGPGDVVMTGAPTSQAPIDPGAIVEIVVAGVRLVTPTR from the coding sequence ATGCGCATCGCCAGGCTCGCCACGCCCGCCGGGCCGGTCCATGTCCGCGAGTCCGTCGACGGCTGGGTGCCGATCGAGGACCCGTACACCGCGTTCGCCGAGGGGAGGAGCCCGGTCGACGCTGGGACTCCGATCCTCGGCGAGCTCCTTCCCCCGAGCGCGCCGCTCGTCGTCGTGGGCATCGCCCAGAACGGGCCCGAGCACGCCTCGCCCGTGCAGGCGTGGCTCAAGAGTCCGCGGTCCGTCGTGGCATCCGGAGTGCCCGTGACGCTGCGCCGCGACGCGGGCGTCACGGTCGCCGAGGGGGAGATCGCGATCGTCATCGGTCGTGACACCACGGGCCTCACCTTCGAGAACGCCCACGAGTACGTGCTCGGCGTCACGGCCGTGAATGACCTGTCGAGCCCCGACCGGGCCGCGGTCGACCCGCGCAACTTCGAACCGAAGGCCGGCGAGGGGTACACGCCGCTCGGCCCGGTGATCGATACCGGCGCCGACCTCGACGACGTGTCGCTCGAGTTCTTCGTCGACGGCGTGCTCGCCGGCGCGACGAGCAGCCGCGCGCTGCCCTCGTCGCCGCGTGCGTGCCTCGCCTACCTCGCCGAGTGGACCACGCTCGGCCCGGGCGACGTCGTCATGACCGGGGCGCCGACCTCGCAGGCGCCCATCGACCCCGGTGCGATCGTCGAGATCGTGGTCGCCGGCGTGCGACTCGTCACGCCGACCCGCTGA
- a CDS encoding zinc-binding dehydrogenase: MSNLGVVAHAADDLRVEALPEPSPAADEAVLEIAYGGVCGSDLHYWRHGAAGASVLREPMVLGHEIAGTVVVAALDGSGPVVGTRVAVHPLTPKGDGATPWPADRPNLAPASSYLGSALHLPHTQGGFARRVALPTRLLHAVPDGLPLEVAALAEPAAVAWHGLERAGDVRGARVLVIGAGPIGQLVVAVARHHGAAEVVATDLHDLPRRLAEQHGASTIDATDAAAIAALHADVVVESSGTVPGLASAIAACRRGGTIVLLGLQRAGDVPAAIATAITRELTITGSFRFADEFDDVIAALADGSLDVSGIVTHVLPAERAIEAFGIAADASVSSKVLLDFTADQAHDPAVDAPSGSIG, encoded by the coding sequence GTGTCGAACCTCGGCGTCGTCGCCCACGCGGCCGACGACCTGCGCGTCGAAGCGCTGCCAGAACCCTCACCCGCCGCTGACGAGGCGGTGCTCGAGATCGCCTACGGCGGCGTCTGCGGCTCCGACCTGCACTACTGGCGCCACGGTGCGGCCGGCGCCTCGGTGCTGCGCGAGCCCATGGTGCTCGGCCACGAGATCGCGGGCACGGTCGTGGTCGCTGCCCTCGACGGATCCGGCCCGGTGGTCGGCACGCGGGTCGCGGTGCACCCGTTGACGCCGAAGGGCGACGGCGCGACCCCGTGGCCCGCGGACCGGCCCAACCTCGCACCGGCCTCGAGCTACCTCGGCTCGGCGCTGCACCTGCCGCACACGCAGGGCGGGTTCGCCCGCCGCGTCGCGCTGCCCACGCGCCTGCTGCACGCCGTGCCCGACGGGCTGCCGCTCGAGGTCGCCGCGCTCGCCGAGCCGGCCGCCGTCGCGTGGCACGGCCTCGAACGCGCGGGCGACGTGCGCGGCGCGCGCGTGCTCGTGATCGGAGCCGGACCCATCGGCCAACTCGTCGTCGCCGTCGCCCGCCACCACGGCGCAGCCGAGGTCGTCGCGACCGACCTGCACGACCTGCCGCGGCGACTCGCCGAGCAGCACGGCGCGAGCACGATCGACGCGACGGATGCCGCGGCCATCGCCGCGCTCCACGCCGACGTCGTCGTCGAGTCGAGCGGCACCGTGCCGGGACTCGCGAGCGCCATCGCGGCCTGCCGACGCGGCGGCACGATCGTGCTGCTCGGCCTGCAGCGCGCAGGAGACGTCCCCGCCGCGATCGCGACGGCGATCACCCGCGAGCTCACGATCACCGGGTCCTTCCGCTTCGCCGACGAGTTCGACGACGTCATCGCGGCGCTCGCCGACGGCAGCCTCGACGTCTCGGGCATCGTCACGCACGTGCTGCCGGCCGAGCGGGCGATCGAGGCGTTCGGCATCGCGGCCGATGCCTCCGTCTCATCGAAGGTGCTGCTCGACTTCACGGCCGATCAGGCGCACGATCCGGCCGTCGACGCGCCCTCGGGATCCATCGGGTAG
- a CDS encoding 50S ribosomal protein L25/general stress protein Ctc, which produces MTDDNKVVADVRDAFGKGAARKIRAAGKIPAVIYGHGTEPQHVTLPGHQVALLIRKANAVLELDIAGKGQLVLVKDVQKDPVHQIIEHMDLIVIKKGEKVQVEVPVHLEGETAAGTIADVDSHTLLLEVEATHIPESVVVSVEGLEEGSQIHAKDVELPKGASLVTDGDALVVNVHTPQKADLGEEAAEAEGEAEAAAEAPAEEAAAE; this is translated from the coding sequence ATGACTGACGACAACAAGGTCGTCGCGGACGTCCGCGACGCATTCGGCAAGGGCGCTGCCCGCAAGATCCGCGCCGCCGGCAAGATCCCCGCCGTGATCTACGGCCACGGCACCGAGCCCCAGCACGTCACGCTGCCCGGCCACCAGGTCGCGCTGCTGATCCGCAAGGCGAACGCAGTGCTCGAGCTCGACATCGCGGGCAAGGGCCAGCTCGTGCTCGTCAAGGACGTGCAGAAGGACCCCGTGCACCAGATCATCGAGCACATGGACCTCATCGTCATCAAGAAGGGCGAGAAGGTCCAGGTCGAGGTCCCCGTGCACCTCGAGGGCGAGACCGCTGCCGGCACCATCGCCGACGTCGACTCGCACACGCTGCTCCTCGAGGTCGAGGCGACCCACATCCCCGAGAGCGTCGTCGTCTCGGTCGAGGGCCTCGAAGAGGGCTCGCAGATCCACGCCAAGGACGTCGAGCTGCCCAAGGGCGCCTCGCTCGTCACCGACGGCGACGCCCTCGTCGTCAACGTGCACACCCCGCAGAAGGCCGACCTCGGCGAAGAGGCCGCAGAGGCCGAGGGCGAGGCCGAGGCTGCTGCCGAGGCTCCCGCCGAAGAGGCTGCAGCCGAGTAA
- the pth gene encoding aminoacyl-tRNA hydrolase, with translation MGLTDLFRPRRKEDPTVAANTWLVVGLGNPGAPYAGNRHNVGQMVVDELATRIGATFKTHKTPSRVAEGFVRPGGPKLVLAKSNGYMNTSGGPVSALLKFYGLEPDRLIVVHDELDIPFDTVRLKAGGGHGGHNGLRDILKATGNADFTRVRVGVGRPPGRQDAADYVLKDFSGTERATLPNLISDAADAVEAIADVGLVAAQQKFHSPA, from the coding sequence ATGGGTCTGACCGACCTGTTCCGCCCCCGCCGGAAGGAAGACCCCACCGTGGCTGCGAACACCTGGCTCGTCGTGGGCCTCGGCAACCCCGGAGCCCCCTACGCCGGCAACCGGCACAACGTCGGCCAGATGGTCGTCGACGAGCTCGCGACCCGCATCGGGGCGACCTTCAAGACGCACAAGACGCCGTCGCGCGTCGCCGAGGGCTTCGTTCGGCCCGGCGGTCCCAAGCTCGTGCTCGCGAAGTCGAACGGCTACATGAACACCTCGGGCGGGCCCGTCTCGGCGCTGCTCAAGTTCTACGGGCTCGAGCCCGATCGCCTCATCGTCGTGCACGACGAGCTCGACATCCCATTCGACACCGTGCGCCTCAAGGCGGGCGGCGGGCACGGCGGCCACAACGGCCTCCGCGACATCCTGAAGGCGACCGGCAATGCCGACTTCACTCGCGTGCGCGTGGGCGTCGGGCGCCCGCCCGGCCGCCAGGACGCGGCCGACTACGTGCTCAAGGACTTCTCGGGCACCGAGCGGGCGACGCTGCCCAACCTGATCTCGGATGCCGCAGACGCCGTCGAGGCGATCGCCGACGTGGGTCTCGTGGCGGCGCAGCAGAAGTTCCACTCGCCGGCCTGA